In a single window of the Methanofollis ethanolicus genome:
- a CDS encoding LemA family protein: MDFGTIILIAVIAIVLIVIVGWFISIYNRFMNLKNSGEATLGQIRVAMKKRLDQIEQLLGSVKSYASFEKETLTQVTAMRAGVGKADPGDLNEVEKQSRSIIGRLFAVAEAYPDLKTQTTVSELMSSIRNIEDEIARQRYTYNNIAQQLNTMTETIPSNIVASLIHMKKLDYLEFEEEIEKAPKIEF, from the coding sequence ATGGATTTTGGTACTATCATCCTCATCGCCGTCATCGCGATCGTCCTGATCGTCATCGTCGGCTGGTTTATCAGCATCTACAACAGGTTCATGAACCTGAAGAACTCAGGCGAGGCGACCCTCGGCCAGATCCGCGTTGCCATGAAGAAGAGGCTCGACCAGATCGAGCAACTCCTCGGCTCGGTGAAGAGTTACGCCTCCTTCGAGAAGGAGACCCTCACACAGGTCACCGCGATGCGGGCAGGCGTCGGCAAGGCCGACCCCGGCGACCTCAACGAGGTCGAGAAGCAGTCCAGGTCGATCATCGGCAGACTCTTCGCAGTCGCCGAGGCCTATCCCGACCTCAAGACGCAGACGACAGTCTCGGAACTGATGTCCTCCATCAGGAACATCGAGGACGAGATCGCCCGCCAGCGCTACACCTACAACAACATCGCCCAGCAGCTCAACACGATGACCGAGACGATCCCCTCAAACATCGTCGCCTCCCTCATCCACATGAAGAAACTCGATTACCTGGAGTTCGAGGAAGAGATCGAGAAGGCGCCGAAGATCGAGTTCTGA
- a CDS encoding WD40 repeat domain-containing protein yields the protein MRTPQLLLIAVLFFSMTAAPAHAGPSFAPTWEKTVADTVNDVAISADGSTVAVLTDSTLSCYSVGGALLWEVPGNHARTVGISGDGSLVVTGGEDLRAYDGTGSRIFRHANGYFALGAGVSPDGSCIAGAFDNESLALFRKNATGVFLQSWSVQTDDDIVTLDLADNATSLVAGAKNGMVLRYAGDGRLLWRYGTGSSSLSCSVTGDGSYIAVGADHGVASCINRNGNLLWTTVSGDRLPGVGIAEEGTLIAVGGEGIVLRSPGGEIIGTVVDTPAHALAVSGNGKRIVAADEGKRVTLYQAREEMPARETATTPTAPALNAPDETRPAESEAARSPLGAFSVTLSLFAAMYAVRRD from the coding sequence ATGAGAACGCCACAGTTGCTCCTCATCGCCGTCCTCTTTTTTTCCATGACAGCGGCTCCTGCACATGCCGGGCCGTCCTTTGCACCCACATGGGAAAAGACGGTTGCAGATACCGTCAACGACGTCGCCATCTCGGCAGACGGATCGACAGTTGCCGTCCTTACCGACTCCACTCTTTCCTGCTACTCTGTCGGCGGCGCACTTCTCTGGGAGGTACCTGGCAACCACGCCCGGACTGTCGGGATATCAGGGGACGGTTCCCTTGTTGTCACCGGTGGGGAAGACCTCAGGGCATATGACGGCACCGGCAGCAGGATCTTCAGGCATGCGAACGGCTACTTTGCCCTCGGAGCCGGGGTCTCCCCGGACGGTTCCTGCATTGCCGGGGCCTTTGACAATGAAAGCCTGGCGCTCTTCAGGAAAAACGCCACCGGAGTCTTTCTGCAGTCATGGTCAGTTCAGACCGACGATGACATCGTCACCCTGGACCTCGCCGACAACGCCACGTCCCTCGTGGCAGGAGCGAAAAACGGGATGGTGCTGAGATACGCGGGCGATGGACGACTGCTGTGGCGCTATGGCACCGGAAGCAGCAGTCTCTCCTGCTCAGTCACAGGTGACGGGTCATATATCGCCGTCGGTGCCGACCACGGCGTGGCCTCCTGCATCAACAGGAACGGCAATCTTCTCTGGACAACGGTTTCAGGAGACAGACTTCCGGGAGTTGGGATTGCAGAGGAAGGAACCCTGATCGCCGTGGGCGGCGAGGGGATCGTCCTCCGCTCGCCAGGGGGCGAGATCATCGGCACTGTCGTCGACACTCCGGCGCATGCCCTTGCAGTCTCCGGCAACGGAAAGAGGATCGTGGCAGCAGACGAAGGAAAAAGAGTGACTCTCTATCAGGCCCGGGAGGAGATGCCTGCTAGAGAAACCGCGACCACGCCGACAGCACCTGCCCTGAACGCCCCCGATGAGACGAGACCGGCAGAGTCAGAGGCTGCCCGCTCCCCTCTCGGGGCGTTTTCTGTCACCCTATCTCTTTTCGCCGCGATGTACGCCGTGCGGCGGGACTGA
- a CDS encoding DUF2207 domain-containing protein: MSENRQIAALVLITLFVGVLAAGAAVVLPPLLEGDLVVDDYQVTLFENGTLIERYTYEVSADGEYRMLFRYFDDSLLFYDGSFPHIRYVGMDVPAGTVGYAKDDTGGITVSPGASESDKAFIRSKAYHNEVGIYNPGYFDKGTYSVEYTFQVRPPIEYDSTATHLNIKLVREHIPYRHLSITLPDWEGIESVYAYPSSLEMKREGGTVTITGEAAENDPVAVELLLPAGAAEKLDGFPRQVDDVRGQTESGAFWYNLPYQAASGLHTLAVLLVLALPLVFFWLYRRYGQENGYTVPEYLSVTPNTSLKPWQVNLLFKGDVNEFDENGFYATVLDLHRKGAVTVKEKTDGKGVLITVNRTRSDDRYEQRVLTYLSNLTKGGTFDSATLEALSARAAHDRTVETTLTQFQSSLKALQSSVDTSLSGKYAVDGRGFVAPLLFPGLLVLGLGILVIVLAPATESIAVPATLLAGVAVVQVVLALVFPSTLFGHWKDDHYKEKLEWDAFAHFLSDLAQIRKYTPEDVSMWGEWLVYGTALGVGDRVEEAMKGLNINVEDVGMPLYSNMHIAFVPIVAFSPPSSGGGGGGFGGGGGFGGGGGFGGGGVGGR; this comes from the coding sequence TTGAGTGAAAACAGGCAGATCGCTGCCCTCGTCCTCATCACCCTTTTTGTTGGTGTTCTCGCCGCCGGTGCCGCAGTCGTCCTGCCCCCCCTCCTCGAGGGCGACCTCGTCGTCGACGACTACCAGGTGACCCTCTTCGAGAATGGTACCCTGATAGAGAGATACACCTACGAGGTGAGTGCGGACGGAGAGTACAGGATGCTCTTCCGCTACTTCGACGACTCCCTCCTCTTCTACGACGGATCGTTCCCGCACATCAGGTACGTCGGCATGGACGTGCCTGCAGGGACCGTCGGTTACGCGAAGGACGACACCGGCGGGATCACCGTCTCGCCGGGCGCGTCCGAGTCAGATAAGGCCTTCATCAGGAGTAAGGCCTACCACAACGAGGTCGGCATCTACAACCCCGGATACTTCGACAAAGGAACGTACTCTGTCGAATATACCTTCCAGGTCAGGCCCCCCATCGAGTACGACAGCACTGCCACTCACCTGAACATCAAACTCGTGAGAGAGCACATCCCCTACCGCCACCTCTCAATCACCCTCCCTGACTGGGAGGGGATCGAATCCGTGTACGCCTACCCGTCGAGTCTTGAGATGAAGCGGGAGGGCGGCACCGTCACGATCACCGGAGAGGCCGCGGAGAACGACCCCGTCGCCGTGGAACTCCTCCTCCCTGCCGGTGCAGCGGAGAAGCTCGATGGGTTCCCGCGGCAGGTGGACGATGTCAGAGGACAGACCGAGTCCGGCGCGTTCTGGTACAACCTCCCGTACCAGGCGGCGTCAGGGTTGCACACCCTTGCCGTCCTGCTGGTCCTCGCGCTCCCCCTCGTCTTCTTCTGGCTGTACCGCCGGTACGGTCAGGAGAACGGCTACACTGTCCCCGAGTACCTCAGTGTCACGCCGAACACCTCCCTCAAGCCCTGGCAGGTGAACCTCCTCTTCAAGGGCGACGTAAACGAGTTCGATGAGAACGGTTTCTATGCGACCGTGCTCGACCTCCACAGGAAGGGCGCGGTGACGGTCAAGGAGAAGACAGACGGGAAGGGCGTGCTGATCACCGTCAACAGGACACGTTCGGACGACAGGTACGAGCAGAGGGTGCTCACCTATCTTTCCAACCTCACGAAAGGCGGGACCTTCGACAGCGCCACTCTGGAAGCCCTCTCGGCAAGGGCCGCACACGACAGGACGGTGGAGACGACGCTTACCCAGTTCCAGAGCAGCCTGAAGGCCCTCCAGAGCAGCGTGGACACCTCCCTCTCCGGGAAATACGCGGTGGACGGCCGGGGCTTTGTCGCACCGCTCCTCTTCCCCGGCCTTCTCGTCCTCGGCCTCGGCATCCTGGTCATCGTCCTCGCTCCGGCGACGGAGTCCATCGCCGTCCCCGCGACTCTCCTCGCCGGCGTCGCTGTTGTCCAGGTGGTCCTCGCCCTCGTCTTCCCCTCCACTCTCTTCGGTCACTGGAAGGACGACCACTACAAGGAAAAACTGGAGTGGGACGCCTTCGCGCATTTCCTCTCCGACCTCGCGCAGATCAGGAAGTACACCCCTGAAGACGTCTCGATGTGGGGCGAGTGGCTGGTCTACGGCACCGCCCTCGGCGTCGGCGACAGGGTCGAGGAGGCGATGAAGGGTCTGAACATCAACGTCGAAGACGTCGGCATGCCCCTCTATTCCAACATGCACATCGCCTTCGTCCCGATCGTCGCCTTCTCCCCGCCGTCGAGCGGCGGCGGTGGCGGCGGTTTCGGCGGTGGCGGCGGTTTCGGCGGTGGCGGCGGCTTTGGCGGTGGCGGCGTCGGCGGGAGATAA